The Cytobacillus firmus genome segment TATTGATCGCCAACTCGAATCTGGTGCCGGCCTGGGCAAACTGGGATACCTTCCATGAGCTTGATAAGAAAGGCCTGATGATGTATGGCCAAATGACAGCCGGAAGCTGGATTTACATCGGCAGCCAGGGAATCGTCCAAGGAACTTACGAAACATTTGCAGAGCTTGGCAGACAGCATTTCTCCGGCTCACTGAAACAGACGATTACGTTAACAGCAGGCCTTGGCGGAATGGGTGGCGCTCAGCCGCTTGCCGTAACCATGAATGATGGTGTCTGCATTGCCATTGATGTGGATGAACACCGCATTGACCGCAGGCTTGAAACGAAATATCTGGATACAAAGGTTTATTCCATTGAAGAAGCTATTAAACTGGCAAAAGAGGCAAAACAGGAAGGACGTCCGCTTTCTATCGGTCTATTAGGCAATGCAGCTGAAATTTTACCAAAAATGCTTGAAATGAATTTCATCCCGGATGTCCTGACTGACCAGACTTCCGCGCATGATCCTTTAAATGGCTATGTCCCGATTGGCTATTCTTTAGAGGAAGCAGCTGTTCTGCGAAAGGAAGATGCTGCTGAATACGTCCAGAAATCAAAAGCAAGCATGGCTGTCCATGTTAAGGCAATGCTGGACATGCAAAAGAAGGGCGCAGTTACATTTGATTACGGAAACAATATCCGTCAGGTTGCAAAAGATGAGGGTGTCGAGAATGCGTTTGATTTCCCTGGATTCGTGCCTGCCTACATCCGTCCGTTGTTCTGTGAAGGGAAAGGGCCTTTCCGCTGGGTAGCATTATCAGGAGATCCGGAAGATATCTATAAAACAGATGAAGTGATCATGCGCGAATTTGCGGATAATGAACACCTTTGCAAATGGATCAAGATGGCACAGGAGAAAATTCAGTTCCAGGGGCTGCCTTCAAGAATTTGCTGGCTTGGTTATGGAGAGCGCGCAAGATTCGGAAAAATCATCAATGATATGGTTGCCAGCGGGGAACTAAAAGCACCGATTGTTATCGGGCGTGATCATCTGGATTCCGGTTCAGTTGCATCTCCAAACCGCGAGACAGAAGCCATGAAGGACGGCAGTGATGCAGTGGCAGACTGGCCAATCCTGAATGCTCTGATAAATGCGGTCGGCGGAGCAAGCTGGGTTTCCGTCCACCATGGAGGCGGCGTAGGAATGGGCTACTCTCTTCATGCAGGAATGGTAATCGTTGCGGATGGCACGAAGGAAGCGGAACAGCGCCTTGAACGCGTCCTTACATCAGATCCTGGAATGGGAATCGTACGCCATGTAGATGCAGGCTATGATCTTGCTATCAAAACAGCAAAAGAAAAAGGCGTAAACATTCCAATGATGAAATAAAGATTTCCTTTTATGAACTTTGCAAATAGAAACGAAAAATTTGCAAATAAACCATGCTAATTTGCAAATAGACCAGTCAATTCTGCAAATAAAACCCTTAAACTTGCAAATAACCATGAATATATTCAATGAGGAAGCCCTCCAATCCGTAATTTTCTGCGGATTGGAACTTCCATTTTTTAAGGAGGAGCACAAAATGCACTCAAAACCTATTTTTATCAAACATGCAAATCAGATGATCACCTTAAAGGGCGGCTCCAAACAGCCCCTCACCAAAGAAAAAATGAGCGAGCTTCACATCATTGAAGACGGAGCAGTATGGATTGAAGAGGACAGAATTAAATCAGCAGGGACCACAGCGGAACTCCAAGCTGAATATCAAAGCCGGCTTCAGGAAGCTGAAATCATTGATGCGACAGGAAAAATCCTCCTTCCAGGGCTTGTTGATCCGCATACACACCTCGTATATGCAGGCAGCAGGGAAGAGGAGTTCAATATGCGCCTGAACGGGGCGACGTATATGGAAATTATGAACAATGGCGGGGGCATTCATGCTACCACTTCAATGACCAGAAACGCATCTGAAGAGGAATTGGTAGATGCGAGCCTTGTCCGTCTTGATCGCTTTCTTAAACACGGAGTAACCACGATAGAGGCAAAAAGCGGATATGGACTGGATTGGGAAACAGAGCGAAAACAGCTGACAGCAGCCCGTAAAGCGGATGAACTGCATCCGGTGGAGGTTGTCCGCACCTTTATGGGAGCACATGCAGTTCCTGCTGAATACAAAGAGAATCCAGATGCCTTTATAGATTTAGTTATTGAAGAAATGCTTCCGAAAGTCGCGGAAGAAAAGCTCGCCGAATTCAATGATATTTTCTGCGAAAGAGGGGTATTCACACCGGAGCAGTCCAGAAAACTTCTTGAAGCAGGGAAGAAGCATGGCCTTATTCCTAAGATCCATGCCGACGAAATCGAACCCTATGAGGGGGCCGAGCTTGCTGCAGAAGTTGGTGCCATCTCTGCGGATCACTTGCTCAGAGCATCTGATAAGGGCATGGAAATGATGGCTGAAAAGGGAGTAATCGGCGTTCTTCTTCCAGGCACAGCATTCTTCCTGATGGCTGAAGCAGCCAGAGGCCGCCGCATGATTGATAAGGGTGTTCCAGTTGCATTATCAACCGATTGCAACCCCGGCTCTTCGCCAACCTGCTCCATGCCATTTATGATGAATCTTGCATGCATGCACATGGGACTTACACCTGCAGAAGCGATTGCCGCCGCTACCATTAATGCAGCACATGCGATCAATCGGGCAGAAGAAGTGGGAAGCATAGAACCCGGCAAAAAGGCTGATTTGCTTCTACTCAATGTGCCGAACTATATGCAAATGCAGTATCACTACGGCATGAACCACACAGACACAGTGATTAAAAATGGGGAAGTGGTCGTTAAAGGAGGAAGCTTATGCTACCAACAATAAATCCTCCCGGGTTTTTTTGGCCGCAAACCGAACTGGGAACTGACGTAAAGGTGAGTGAATGGATTCGCCAAATCCAGAGGGGAGAGGAATTAAAGAAAGACAATTGGGATGTCGTGCTTTTCGGTGTCCCTCTTTCCCGCTCATCGATAAGTGCATCAGGAGCATCTGAATTCCCTGAATCCTTCAGGAGGTCCTGGAATGGATTCTCCACGTACAATCTGGATTTTGAAAGGGATCTTCAAGAACTGAAAGTTGCTGATCTTGGTGACGTGAAAATGCATTTCACGGATATTCCACAATGCCATTCCAATATAAAGCAAACGATGAAGGACGTACGGACGCAATTTCCTGATTCTTTCCCAATAGCGATCGGAGGAGATCACTCCATCACAGCCATGCTGGTCAGCGGCCTGAAGGAACTGGAGCCTGAAAAAGAAATCGGCATTCTCCAGCTGGATACGCACCTTGACCTCAGAAGTCTTGAAGACCATGGACCGACAAATGGGACGCCCATCCGAAACCTGATTCAAAACAACAAAATTAAAGGAGAAAATGTCTACAATATTGGCCTTCATGGCTTTTTCAACAGCCAGTCACTCGTCCATTATGCTAAAGAGCATAAGCTAAATTATATTACCTTAAAGGAAGCCAGAAGACGGGGAATTGAAGAAACGGTTAAAGAATCAATCCGGCAGCTGGAATCAAAAGTGGACCAAATTTATGTCACCATTGACATGGATGTGCTGGATATCGGTTTTGCGCCGGGTGTTCCCGCATCCACACCAGGCGGCATGAGTACTGAAGAACTATTTACTGCCGTATATGCTGCGGGACTTTCCTCCAAAACGGCAGCCATGGATATTGTCTGTCTTGATCCAACAAGAGATCACCAGGCACAGCCAACCGTGAAAGCAGGCACGTACACCTTTCTGACCTTTATGACAGCTTTAATGAACAGGAGGTAAGGGGCCCACTCCGCTCCTTGCCCCAAAAATGACGGGGGAATGAGAATGGAAAAAGAAACAATAATAAAGCAATCTCACCAGCCTGAACTGAATCCCAACGCAACCATTAAAAATAAAGCTAAGTTTTTTCTCTTCAGCGCCATTGGCCTATTTATGTTTTTTATACCAGTCACTGTTAATGAGAAATCATCTATTATGCTGGACCATATCGTCACTGCGATTCAGACATACCTGCCTGCAGCTGTTACATACTATGCGCTGCTTGTCATACTGCTCGGCGCCATTTATCCTTTCTATACAAAAACCTGGAACAAAAATAAAGTAAATACTATTTTCTCTTTTTTTAAGGTAATCGGATTTTTTACAGCCATTATGATTGTCTTCGGCTTCGGCCCTGCCTGGCTATTCGACCCGAGCATGGGACCTTTCCTGTTTGAGAAACTCGTGGTGTCTGTCGGACTTCTTGTTCCAATCGGCTCAGTATTTCTTGCCCTGCTCGTCGGATATGGATTGCTTGAATTTTTCGGTGTCATTATGCAGCCGATTATGAAGCCAATCTGGAAAACACCGGGAAAATCAGCTATCGATGCAGTTGCCTCTTTTGTTGGAAGCTATTCAATCGGACTGCTCATAACCAACAGGGTATTTAAAGAAGGAAAATATAGCATTAAGGAAGCAGCCATTATTGCTACCGGGTTCTCAACGGTCTCAGCAACGTTCATGATTGTTGTGGCTAAAACACTTGGATTGATGGAAATCTGGAACACTTATTTTTGGACGACGTTTGCTGTCACTTTCATCGTAACGGCTATTACCGTAAGAATCTGGCCTCTTAAATCAATGAGCGAAGAATATTACAATGGCCAGGAGCCTCCAGTTGAAACCTTTACAGGGGGCCGTCTTCAGGCAGCCTGGAAAGAAGCAATGGATACAGCAGCCGAATCACCCACATTATGGAAAAACATAAAGGATAATTTAAAAGATGGGTTTGTCATGACAATGTCTATTTTGCCCTCCATTATGTCAGTAGGTTTATTGGGCCTGATTCTTGCCGAATTCACTCCTGTATTTGATTGGCTGGGTTATATCTTTTATCCTTTTACGGCTCTCGTACAGCTTCCTGAGCCATTATTGGCAGCAAAGGCAAGTGCCGTGGGAATTGCTGAAATGTTCCTTCCAGCCCTGCTGGCAGCAGAGGCTGCACTGGTCACTAAATTTGTAATCGGAGTAGTTTCCGTTTCAGCCATTATCTTCTTTTCTGCACTTGTTCCATGTATTTTATCAACAGAAATTCCTATTACTATTCCGCAGCTGCTTGTCATCTGGGCAGAGAGAACCATTCTGACCATACTGATTACAGCTCCACTGGCTTATCTGCTGCTTTAACTGGAAATCCCCGCTCACTTCAGCGGGGATTTTTCGCATATATTTTTCCTCCATAACCAAACTAACAGAGGAATGAGTCTAAGAATAGCAGGTGATGGATTTTGTACAGGCTGTTTACACATAATGACCTTGATGGTGTCGGGTGCGGCATTGTTGCCAGGATCGCTTTTGGAAAAGATGTTGAGGTGCGCTATAACTCTGTGATGGGACTTGATTATCAGATAGAAAAATTGCTGGAAAATGAAAAAAACATAAAAGATGATTTTTTAATGATCACGGATTTATCAGTTAACGATGAAAATTTGATCAGGCTTGATGATCTGGCAAAAAGCGGCGGAAACGTCAGATTAATTGACCATCATAAAACAGCTCTTCATTTTAATGATTACAGCTGGGGCAGAGTGAAAGTGCAATATGAAGATGGCAGGCTCACGGCTGCGACCTCTTTACTGTATGAGTATCTATTAAAACATGAACTGATCCAGCCGTCTCAGGCCCTCGATGAATTTGTCGAGCTTGTGCGACAGTATGACACATGGGAATGGGATCAAAATGAAAATATAAAGGCAAAAAATCTGAATGATTTATTTTTCATGATTTCCATAGAAGAATTCGAAGAAAAAATGACGGAAAGAATCAAGAGCTCCAATACATTCGATTTTGATGAGTTTGAACAGAAATTGCTGGAAATGGAAGAGCAAAAGATTGAGCGTTACGTCAGGCGGAAGAAACGGGAATTGGTACAAACGTTCATTGGGGAATATTGTACAGGCATTGTCCATGCAGAATCTTATCATTCGGAGCTTGGCAATGAACTTGGTAAAGAGTATCCCCATATCGACTATATCGCTATCTTAAATCTCGGGGGCAAAAAAATCAGTTTCAGGACAATCCATGACCACGTTGATGTTTCTGCCATGGCCGGAAAGTTTGGAGGGGGCGGACACGCAAAAGCATCGGGCTGTTCGATGGGAAAAGATGCTTATAAACTATTTGTTCAGGACATATTTCCCCTGGACCCTTTGAGACAGGATGCATTTAAAAACAAATACAATATTAAAAGCACGAAACAGGGATCACTGTACGAAAATAAGAAGGGAGACAAATTCTTTATTTTTGCTGAAGCCGATGACAAGTGGATCCTTGAAATGAACGGCAAGCCAATACAGGAACCTTACCCGGATTTCCAGGCAGCAGAAAATTACATTAAAAGAAAATACCAGGCATGGCTTGTTCATGATGATATTTATGTTGAATTTTTAAAGCGTTTTTATATTAAGGCAAAAAACTAGCTGAAGAGCAGTCCCTTTGGATTGCTTTTTTTCTTTCGGGCTCTTGGATAATTTCCTTTCATTATCAATCTTCTCAAATTACGGCATGAAATTTTCAATTATGTAACAATTTATAAATATGATAGGGCTATGCATGGTTTGTTTGATACAATCAGGATGGATTGATTATCGGTTTGAATTGGATGTGTATTTATGAAGAAATTGGTTGCTATTATCCTGCTTTTGTTCAGTTTTCCTGCTGGTAACGCAGCGGCTGAGGAAACAAAAGAGCCTGAAATTATCAGTGAAGCCGCAATTGTAACAGATTCAGAATCAGGGGCAGTTCTGTATGCAAAAAATGCGGATAAAAAGATGTATCCGGCCAGTTTAACGAAAATAGCAACAGCCATTTATGCCATTGAACATGGCGACTTGAGTGACCTGGCCACAGTCAGCAAAAAAGCAGCGGAGACTGAAGGGACACGAGTGTATTTGGAGGAAGGGGAACAGGTGCCCTTGAAAAAACTCGTTCAGGGAATGCTGGTTAACTCAGGAAATGATGCTGCCTGGAGCATTGCTGAGCATCTGGACGGCAATATAGAAGCATTCTCAGAGAATCTTAATCGCTACCTGAAAGAGAAGGCAGGGTTAAAAAATACCCACTTTGTTAATCCTCACGGTCTGTATGATGAAAACCACTATACAACCGCAGCTGATCTCGCGAAATTAACCAATTATGCTCTGAAAAATGAAACCTTCAGAGAAATTTACGGCACAAAGGAATTGAAATGGACTGGAAAGTCATGGGATACTACCATCTTTACTCATCACAGGATGCTCAAAGGGGAGGTTCCATTCGAGGGAGTGACTGGGGGAAAGACAGGGTTCGTTGATGAAGCCAAGCAGACTCTAGCTACCTCTGCCGAATATGATTCAATCAAGTTAACCGCTATTGTGTTAAAAGCGGAATATAAGCGGGATATTTATAATGATACAAAAAACCTTTTGGATTATGGACACAGCAACTTTGAAACTGCGGAACTCAGCAGCACTGAGGTTTTTCCGTCAGAGGGAAAAACCTATACAACTGGCGGTACAATAATACCTGTCACTTTGCCTAAAGGAAACTACGAAGAAAACATTACAGCAAAAGGGAAGCTGCAGATAAAGAATGAAAACGGGAGAATCATTCAATCTGTAAAGCTGATCGAGGATAAACAGGATGAAGTGGTTTCAAGCCAGCTCAAAACAGATAAGGAGCCAGTAAAAGAGACAACAGGGTACTATGGAAAAGCAGGATTAGCCCTATTCTTATTCGGAATCTTTATTCTCGTATTAAGGAAAAATCTTAAAGCAAAAGCTAGAAGAAGGAGAAGACGGGTATAAAGCCCCTCTTTATTTAATTGCATTGAAAAAGACTAAAGAAGTTATCTTTAGTCTTTGGCTCACTTTTCGATTACTGCATTCTTTGCTCCACCTGGCGGCATACCTCATCCGCTGAAAGGCCGCTTGCTTCAATGACAGAAGCCTTTGTAGATACATCCTGCATACCCATTACATTTGAATCAACACCGCTTACAACACAGCATGAGCAGTTCTCAGCATCATGCGCCGACTTCAAGTCAACCACATCATATCCTTTTTGGCGAAGCGCTTCAGAAACATTTGTTAAGGATTGTTCAACAGCTACTCTTTTCGTCAATATTAACACCTCCTCCGTTTGTTAGATTGGCTTTTGTACTCCATTTTTATTCCATGGATAAAAATAGCCTTAACACGAAAAAGTAAGAAAGGAGGTGTTTAACTATGAGCAAACGCAAAAAAGACCCTTCAAAGGCTG includes the following:
- the hutI gene encoding imidazolonepropionase; this translates as MHSKPIFIKHANQMITLKGGSKQPLTKEKMSELHIIEDGAVWIEEDRIKSAGTTAELQAEYQSRLQEAEIIDATGKILLPGLVDPHTHLVYAGSREEEFNMRLNGATYMEIMNNGGGIHATTSMTRNASEEELVDASLVRLDRFLKHGVTTIEAKSGYGLDWETERKQLTAARKADELHPVEVVRTFMGAHAVPAEYKENPDAFIDLVIEEMLPKVAEEKLAEFNDIFCERGVFTPEQSRKLLEAGKKHGLIPKIHADEIEPYEGAELAAEVGAISADHLLRASDKGMEMMAEKGVIGVLLPGTAFFLMAEAARGRRMIDKGVPVALSTDCNPGSSPTCSMPFMMNLACMHMGLTPAEAIAAATINAAHAINRAEEVGSIEPGKKADLLLLNVPNYMQMQYHYGMNHTDTVIKNGEVVVKGGSLCYQQ
- a CDS encoding YjiH family protein; the protein is MEKETIIKQSHQPELNPNATIKNKAKFFLFSAIGLFMFFIPVTVNEKSSIMLDHIVTAIQTYLPAAVTYYALLVILLGAIYPFYTKTWNKNKVNTIFSFFKVIGFFTAIMIVFGFGPAWLFDPSMGPFLFEKLVVSVGLLVPIGSVFLALLVGYGLLEFFGVIMQPIMKPIWKTPGKSAIDAVASFVGSYSIGLLITNRVFKEGKYSIKEAAIIATGFSTVSATFMIVVAKTLGLMEIWNTYFWTTFAVTFIVTAITVRIWPLKSMSEEYYNGQEPPVETFTGGRLQAAWKEAMDTAAESPTLWKNIKDNLKDGFVMTMSILPSIMSVGLLGLILAEFTPVFDWLGYIFYPFTALVQLPEPLLAAKASAVGIAEMFLPALLAAEAALVTKFVIGVVSVSAIIFFSALVPCILSTEIPITIPQLLVIWAERTILTILITAPLAYLLL
- a CDS encoding D-alanyl-D-alanine carboxypeptidase family protein; this encodes MKKLVAIILLLFSFPAGNAAAEETKEPEIISEAAIVTDSESGAVLYAKNADKKMYPASLTKIATAIYAIEHGDLSDLATVSKKAAETEGTRVYLEEGEQVPLKKLVQGMLVNSGNDAAWSIAEHLDGNIEAFSENLNRYLKEKAGLKNTHFVNPHGLYDENHYTTAADLAKLTNYALKNETFREIYGTKELKWTGKSWDTTIFTHHRMLKGEVPFEGVTGGKTGFVDEAKQTLATSAEYDSIKLTAIVLKAEYKRDIYNDTKNLLDYGHSNFETAELSSTEVFPSEGKTYTTGGTIIPVTLPKGNYEENITAKGKLQIKNENGRIIQSVKLIEDKQDEVVSSQLKTDKEPVKETTGYYGKAGLALFLFGIFILVLRKNLKAKARRRRRRV
- the hutU gene encoding urocanate hydratase, translated to MKAETKREIKNYQGSELHAKGWIQEAALRMLMNNLDKEVAEIPEELVVYGGIGKAARNWDCYDAIVKTLHELEDDETLLVQSGKPVAVFKSHKDAPKVLIANSNLVPAWANWDTFHELDKKGLMMYGQMTAGSWIYIGSQGIVQGTYETFAELGRQHFSGSLKQTITLTAGLGGMGGAQPLAVTMNDGVCIAIDVDEHRIDRRLETKYLDTKVYSIEEAIKLAKEAKQEGRPLSIGLLGNAAEILPKMLEMNFIPDVLTDQTSAHDPLNGYVPIGYSLEEAAVLRKEDAAEYVQKSKASMAVHVKAMLDMQKKGAVTFDYGNNIRQVAKDEGVENAFDFPGFVPAYIRPLFCEGKGPFRWVALSGDPEDIYKTDEVIMREFADNEHLCKWIKMAQEKIQFQGLPSRICWLGYGERARFGKIINDMVASGELKAPIVIGRDHLDSGSVASPNRETEAMKDGSDAVADWPILNALINAVGGASWVSVHHGGGVGMGYSLHAGMVIVADGTKEAEQRLERVLTSDPGMGIVRHVDAGYDLAIKTAKEKGVNIPMMK
- a CDS encoding YkuS family protein, coding for MTKRVAVEQSLTNVSEALRQKGYDVVDLKSAHDAENCSCCVVSGVDSNVMGMQDVSTKASVIEASGLSADEVCRQVEQRMQ
- a CDS encoding DHH family phosphoesterase → MYRLFTHNDLDGVGCGIVARIAFGKDVEVRYNSVMGLDYQIEKLLENEKNIKDDFLMITDLSVNDENLIRLDDLAKSGGNVRLIDHHKTALHFNDYSWGRVKVQYEDGRLTAATSLLYEYLLKHELIQPSQALDEFVELVRQYDTWEWDQNENIKAKNLNDLFFMISIEEFEEKMTERIKSSNTFDFDEFEQKLLEMEEQKIERYVRRKKRELVQTFIGEYCTGIVHAESYHSELGNELGKEYPHIDYIAILNLGGKKISFRTIHDHVDVSAMAGKFGGGGHAKASGCSMGKDAYKLFVQDIFPLDPLRQDAFKNKYNIKSTKQGSLYENKKGDKFFIFAEADDKWILEMNGKPIQEPYPDFQAAENYIKRKYQAWLVHDDIYVEFLKRFYIKAKN
- a CDS encoding agmatinase family protein; this encodes MLPTINPPGFFWPQTELGTDVKVSEWIRQIQRGEELKKDNWDVVLFGVPLSRSSISASGASEFPESFRRSWNGFSTYNLDFERDLQELKVADLGDVKMHFTDIPQCHSNIKQTMKDVRTQFPDSFPIAIGGDHSITAMLVSGLKELEPEKEIGILQLDTHLDLRSLEDHGPTNGTPIRNLIQNNKIKGENVYNIGLHGFFNSQSLVHYAKEHKLNYITLKEARRRGIEETVKESIRQLESKVDQIYVTIDMDVLDIGFAPGVPASTPGGMSTEELFTAVYAAGLSSKTAAMDIVCLDPTRDHQAQPTVKAGTYTFLTFMTALMNRR